The following are from one region of the Streptomyces fradiae genome:
- a CDS encoding Rv2175c family DNA-binding protein, whose translation MTEIDAKTDALVPGWLFLPDIAEMLDVEVTRVRQLVKEGQLIAVRREVRPGEKILQVPAAFIQGDKVVKGLVGTLTLLRDDGFTDEEMLEWLFTPDPSLPGTPAQALNENRGTEVKRRAQALAV comes from the coding sequence GTGACCGAGATTGACGCAAAGACCGATGCTCTCGTCCCCGGCTGGCTCTTCCTCCCCGACATCGCGGAGATGCTCGACGTCGAGGTGACGCGCGTGCGGCAGCTGGTGAAGGAAGGCCAGCTCATCGCCGTGCGCCGCGAAGTGCGCCCCGGCGAGAAGATCCTCCAGGTGCCGGCCGCCTTCATCCAGGGCGACAAGGTCGTCAAGGGCCTGGTCGGCACGCTGACGCTGCTGCGGGACGACGGCTTCACCGACGAAGAGATGCTGGAGTGGCTCTTCACCCCGGACCCGTCCCTGCCCGGCACCCCGGCGCAGGCCCTCAACGAGAATCGCGGCACGGAGGTGAAGCGCCGCGCCCAGGCGCTCGCCGTCTGA
- a CDS encoding NAD(P)/FAD-dependent oxidoreductase codes for MSEQKQQPQSNGRRVVIVGAGMAGVQTAVALREQGFTGPVVLIGAEPHQPYDRPPLSKAVLLGKAEGSAFDIDFTALGIDLRLGVEVTGLRPADHEVDTETGPVPYDVLVVATGAYPLTLPGSEGVPGVHLLRTLDDAVRLGPVLERRHAVVVVGAGWIGAEFATAAREAGCDVTVVEAADRPLAGALPAEVTAPMGAWYTASGADLRLHARVRRVEEGRVVLDGPDGTTAELPADAVVVGIGARPATDWLAGSGAALDPSGALTADDRLRTSLPDVYAVGDCASFPSARYGERLLVHHWDNALQGPRTVAADILGGAPEPYDPVPYFWSEQFGRFVQYAGHHGAADTLLWRGDPADATWSVLWLRGETPVALLAVGRPRDLAQGRRLIERRTPVDPARAADPSVPLKAAVR; via the coding sequence GTGAGCGAGCAGAAGCAGCAACCGCAGTCGAACGGGCGGCGCGTCGTGATCGTGGGCGCCGGAATGGCGGGCGTCCAGACCGCCGTCGCCCTGCGCGAACAGGGCTTCACCGGCCCCGTCGTCCTCATCGGCGCCGAACCCCACCAGCCCTACGACCGGCCCCCGCTGTCCAAGGCCGTCCTGCTCGGCAAGGCCGAGGGCTCCGCCTTCGACATCGACTTCACCGCCCTCGGTATCGACCTCCGGCTCGGCGTCGAGGTCACCGGACTGCGCCCCGCCGACCACGAGGTCGACACCGAGACCGGCCCCGTGCCGTACGACGTCCTCGTCGTCGCCACCGGCGCGTACCCGCTCACCCTGCCCGGCTCCGAGGGCGTCCCCGGCGTCCATCTGCTGCGCACCCTCGACGACGCCGTCCGCCTCGGCCCCGTCCTGGAACGCCGCCACGCCGTCGTGGTCGTCGGCGCCGGCTGGATCGGCGCCGAGTTCGCCACCGCCGCCCGCGAGGCCGGCTGCGACGTCACCGTGGTCGAGGCCGCCGACCGCCCCCTCGCCGGCGCCCTGCCCGCCGAGGTCACCGCCCCCATGGGCGCCTGGTACACCGCCAGCGGCGCCGACCTCCGGCTGCACGCGCGCGTGCGACGGGTCGAGGAGGGCAGGGTCGTCCTCGACGGACCCGACGGCACCACCGCCGAGCTGCCCGCCGACGCCGTCGTCGTCGGCATCGGCGCCCGCCCCGCCACCGACTGGCTGGCCGGCTCCGGCGCCGCCCTCGACCCCAGCGGCGCGCTCACCGCCGACGACCGGCTGCGCACCTCCCTGCCCGACGTGTACGCGGTCGGCGACTGCGCCTCCTTCCCCTCCGCCCGCTACGGCGAGCGGCTCCTCGTGCACCACTGGGACAACGCCCTCCAGGGCCCCCGCACCGTCGCCGCCGACATCCTCGGCGGCGCGCCCGAGCCCTACGACCCGGTCCCGTACTTCTGGTCCGAGCAGTTCGGCCGCTTCGTCCAGTACGCCGGGCACCACGGCGCCGCCGACACCCTGCTGTGGCGCGGCGACCCCGCCGACGCGACCTGGTCGGTGCTGTGGCTGCGCGGGGAGACGCCGGTCGCCCTGCTCGCCGTCGGCCGGCCCCGCGACCTCGCCCAGGGCCGCCGGCTGATCGAGCGGCGCACTCCGGTCGACCCGGCGCGGGCCGCCGACCCCTCCGTCCCCCTGAAGGCGGCAGTCCGGTAG